A single genomic interval of Alistipes provencensis harbors:
- a CDS encoding radical SAM protein → MTSLFHDIIFGPVHSRRLGLSLGVNLLPTASKLCSFDCIYCECGWNAEHPGARRFNAREEVRTQLEATLRQMVADGTPPDVITFAGNGEPTMHPEFEAVIGDTLALRDELCPAAKVSVLSNATQIHRDSVRRALLRVDNNILKLDSAFDETVRRMNNPQSPAYTVRGIVEEMKRFEGKMILQTMFLRGSCDGKPIDNTTEEEVAAWLKLVAEIRPRQVMVYSLDRDTPCQTLEKVSKADLQAIAARVEALGIPCSVA, encoded by the coding sequence ATGACATCGCTATTCCATGACATCATCTTCGGCCCGGTGCATTCGCGGCGGCTGGGCCTCTCGCTGGGGGTCAACCTGCTGCCCACGGCGTCGAAACTCTGCTCGTTCGACTGCATCTACTGCGAGTGCGGCTGGAATGCCGAGCACCCCGGAGCGCGCCGTTTCAATGCCCGCGAGGAGGTCCGCACCCAGCTCGAAGCCACCCTGCGGCAGATGGTGGCCGACGGCACTCCGCCCGACGTCATCACCTTCGCCGGCAACGGCGAACCGACCATGCATCCCGAATTCGAGGCCGTCATCGGCGACACGCTGGCCCTGCGCGATGAGTTGTGCCCCGCGGCCAAGGTCTCGGTGCTCTCCAACGCCACGCAAATCCACCGCGACAGCGTCCGCCGGGCCCTGCTGCGCGTGGACAACAACATCCTCAAACTCGACTCGGCGTTCGACGAGACGGTGCGGCGGATGAACAACCCGCAAAGCCCGGCCTACACGGTCCGGGGCATCGTCGAGGAGATGAAACGTTTCGAGGGAAAGATGATCCTGCAGACGATGTTCCTGCGCGGGTCGTGCGACGGAAAGCCTATCGACAATACCACCGAAGAGGAGGTTGCGGCGTGGCTGAAACTGGTCGCTGAAATCCGCCCGCGGCAGGTGATGGTCTACTCGCTCGACCGCGACACACCCTGCCAAACGCTCGAAAAGGTTTCCAAAGCCGATTTGCAGGCCATCGCCGCACGCGTCGAAGCCCTCGGCATCCCCTGCTCCGTAGCCTGA
- a CDS encoding aminotransferase class I/II-fold pyridoxal phosphate-dependent enzyme — MVDIFSRLEKNAGGPIGQYMSYAHGYYAFPKLEGDIGPHMVFRGKKMLNWSLNNYLGLANHPEVRKADAEGAAQFGMAAPMGARMMSGQTVYHERLERELAEFVGKEDAFLLNFGYQGMISIIDCLLTPRDVVVYDAEAHACIIDGLRLHKGKRFVFGHNDMDSLRLQLQHATDLAEEQNGGVLVITEGVFGMKGDLGKLDEIVALKKDFQFRLLVDDAHGFGTMGPEGRGTAAHFGVVDGVDVLFNTFAKSMAGIGAFVSGPRWLINLLRYNMRSQLYAKSLPMPMVIGALKRLELIRNHPEFQQKLWEIVRVLQSSLKENGFEIGVTNSPVTPVFLKGGITEATNLVVDLRENHGIFCSMVVYPVIPKGEIILRIIPTAVHTLEDVKVTIEAFKAVRDKLESGYYASMPIPARADEGFKVR; from the coding sequence ATGGTTGATATTTTTTCACGCCTCGAGAAGAATGCGGGCGGACCGATCGGTCAGTATATGTCGTATGCCCACGGTTATTACGCCTTCCCCAAACTCGAAGGCGACATCGGTCCCCACATGGTTTTCCGGGGCAAGAAGATGCTCAACTGGAGCCTGAACAACTACCTCGGACTGGCGAACCATCCCGAGGTGCGCAAGGCGGATGCCGAGGGCGCCGCTCAGTTCGGCATGGCCGCCCCGATGGGCGCCCGCATGATGAGCGGACAGACCGTTTACCACGAGCGGCTGGAGCGTGAGCTCGCCGAGTTCGTCGGCAAGGAGGATGCCTTCCTGCTCAACTTCGGTTATCAGGGCATGATCTCGATCATCGACTGTCTGCTGACTCCGCGCGACGTGGTCGTCTACGACGCCGAGGCGCACGCCTGCATCATCGACGGTCTGCGTCTGCACAAGGGCAAGCGTTTCGTGTTCGGCCACAACGACATGGATTCGCTGCGCCTGCAGTTGCAGCATGCCACGGATCTGGCCGAGGAGCAGAACGGCGGCGTGCTGGTGATTACCGAGGGCGTATTCGGCATGAAGGGCGATCTGGGCAAGCTGGACGAGATCGTCGCGCTGAAGAAGGATTTCCAGTTCCGCCTGCTGGTGGACGACGCCCACGGCTTCGGTACGATGGGCCCGGAGGGTCGCGGTACGGCGGCTCATTTCGGCGTCGTCGACGGCGTGGACGTGCTCTTCAATACGTTCGCCAAGTCGATGGCCGGGATCGGTGCCTTTGTGAGCGGTCCCCGCTGGCTGATCAACCTGCTGCGCTATAACATGCGTTCGCAGCTTTACGCCAAGTCGCTCCCGATGCCGATGGTGATCGGTGCGCTGAAGCGTCTGGAGTTGATTCGCAACCACCCCGAATTCCAGCAGAAGCTCTGGGAGATTGTCCGCGTGCTCCAGAGCAGTCTGAAGGAGAACGGTTTCGAGATCGGCGTGACCAACTCGCCCGTGACCCCCGTCTTCCTGAAGGGCGGTATCACCGAGGCCACGAATCTGGTCGTAGACCTGCGTGAGAACCACGGTATTTTCTGCTCGATGGTGGTTTACCCCGTGATCCCGAAGGGCGAGATCATCCTGCGCATCATTCCTACGGCGGTGCATACGCTGGAGGATGTAAAGGTGACGATCGAGGCTTTCAAGGCCGTCCGTGACAAACTCGAAAGCGGCTATTACGCTTCGATGCCCATTCCGGCCCGTGCCGACGAGGGTTTCAAGGTCCGCTGA
- a CDS encoding YaaA family protein, whose amino-acid sequence MQILLSCAKTMAEQSSVPTPRTTVPAHLAEARQLAAELATLPTDELARLLRVNRRIAAENHLRYRRFHDSDTAALPALAAYTGIVFKRIDPAGFSAADFEYAQQHLNITSFLYGLLRPLDAIRPYRLEGDAVLPGHDEQTVFAYWHERLTDALIDKIRHDDGILVNLASGEMKRLFDWKRICREARVITPEFRIREGDRLKTIVIYTKMCRGEMTRHILKNRITAPEALQAFEWEGFRFDPSLSRGDDWTFTM is encoded by the coding sequence ATGCAGATACTCCTCTCCTGCGCCAAGACGATGGCGGAGCAGAGCTCCGTCCCGACGCCCCGCACCACGGTTCCGGCCCATCTTGCCGAAGCACGGCAACTGGCCGCCGAACTGGCGACGCTCCCTACCGACGAACTGGCCCGGCTCCTGCGCGTCAACCGCCGCATCGCCGCCGAGAACCACCTGCGCTACCGCCGTTTCCACGACAGCGACACGGCGGCCCTCCCGGCCCTCGCGGCCTACACGGGCATCGTCTTCAAACGCATCGACCCGGCCGGTTTCTCCGCCGCCGATTTCGAATACGCCCAACAGCACCTCAACATCACCTCGTTCCTCTACGGACTGCTCCGCCCGCTGGACGCCATCCGCCCCTACCGGCTCGAAGGCGACGCCGTGCTGCCCGGCCACGACGAACAGACCGTCTTCGCCTACTGGCACGAACGGCTGACCGACGCCCTGATCGACAAAATCCGGCACGACGACGGCATCCTCGTCAACCTCGCCAGCGGGGAGATGAAACGGCTGTTCGACTGGAAACGCATCTGCCGCGAAGCGCGGGTCATCACCCCGGAGTTCCGCATCCGCGAAGGCGACCGGCTGAAAACCATTGTTATTTATACGAAAATGTGCCGCGGGGAGATGACGCGGCACATATTGAAAAACCGGATCACCGCCCCCGAAGCACTTCAAGCCTTCGAATGGGAGGGCTTCCGGTTCGATCCCTCCCTCAGCCGCGGCGACGACTGGACATTCACTATGTAA
- a CDS encoding glycoside hydrolase family 2 TIM barrel-domain containing protein produces the protein MNRLLIALCALCTAATLRAQNPRNEELLTDWQFRNDHDIGRTDGWRQVEIPHDWSITGPFSRENDLQEVAVIQDGETTSSVKTGRTGGLPYVGKGAYRRTLHIDTVGDRRYVLLFDGAMSEARVLVNGREVCFWPYGYSAFWCEITDALHAGGNELAVLLENRPQSSRWYPGAGLYREVRLLELAPVHVPVWGTQVLTPYVGKDYASVTLRTKLDGLKEGETVEIETAVRNAAGAVVATKTDRRQPAYGQPFEQHLTVDRPELWSPETPALYTAESRVRVGGVEVDRYTTRFGIRTIEVRADKGFFLNGELRPFKGVCLHHDLGPLGAAVNRAAIRRQLTMLRDMGCNAVRTSHNMPAEALVELCDEMGFMVMVEPFDEWEVAKCRNGYHRYFDEWVERDLVNMLHHFRNNPSVVMWSVGNEVPTQWEPEGYRMGLRLQAICHREDATRPVTCGMDQLDAVLSNGFAAIYDIPGLNYRVHRYREAYERLPQNVVLGSETASTVSSRGVYHFPVEYATNKQHGDHQSSGYDVECCAWSNLPDDDFAAAEDMPWLLGQFVWTGFDYLGEPTPYNNDAWPNHSSMFGIIDLASLPKDRYWLYRSVWNTQSPTLHILPHWNWKGREGEVTPVFVYTSYPSAELFINGRSQGVRSKNRNSNMERFRLMWNEVRYEPGEVRVVAYDSEGRQAAERVVRTAGKPYALRLTADRTVLAADGRDLAYVTVSVVDKAGNPVPTDSREVRFEVGGAGRFVAVANGDPTSLESFCEPHMHLFSGQLTAIVGSKDAGGEMTLRATAAGVKPCTLRIRVQ, from the coding sequence ATGAACCGACTGCTCATCGCCCTGTGCGCCCTATGTACGGCCGCGACGCTCCGCGCACAAAACCCGCGTAACGAAGAGCTGCTCACCGACTGGCAGTTCCGCAACGACCACGACATCGGGCGCACCGACGGATGGCGGCAGGTGGAGATACCTCATGACTGGTCCATCACGGGGCCGTTCTCGCGCGAGAACGACCTGCAGGAGGTGGCCGTCATTCAGGACGGCGAGACGACCTCGTCGGTCAAGACGGGACGCACGGGCGGACTGCCCTATGTCGGCAAGGGGGCTTACCGGCGGACATTGCATATTGATACGGTCGGAGATCGGCGTTATGTGCTGTTGTTCGACGGCGCGATGAGCGAGGCCCGCGTGCTGGTCAACGGCCGCGAGGTCTGCTTCTGGCCCTACGGTTACAGTGCCTTCTGGTGCGAGATCACCGACGCCCTGCATGCGGGCGGGAATGAACTCGCCGTGTTGCTGGAGAACCGGCCGCAGTCGTCGCGCTGGTATCCGGGCGCGGGTCTTTACCGCGAGGTGCGGCTGCTGGAACTCGCGCCGGTGCATGTGCCGGTATGGGGGACGCAGGTGCTGACGCCCTATGTCGGCAAAGACTATGCTTCGGTGACCCTGCGCACGAAACTCGACGGCCTGAAGGAGGGCGAAACGGTCGAGATCGAGACTGCGGTGCGCAATGCCGCGGGCGCGGTCGTTGCGACAAAGACCGACCGTCGGCAGCCGGCTTACGGGCAGCCTTTCGAACAGCATCTGACGGTCGACCGGCCCGAGTTGTGGTCGCCCGAGACCCCGGCGCTCTACACCGCCGAATCGCGGGTCCGCGTGGGCGGGGTCGAGGTGGACCGTTACACGACCCGTTTCGGCATCCGTACGATCGAGGTTCGCGCCGACAAGGGTTTCTTCCTGAACGGCGAGCTGCGTCCTTTCAAGGGAGTATGCCTGCATCACGACTTGGGGCCGCTTGGGGCCGCCGTGAACCGGGCCGCCATCCGCCGTCAGCTCACGATGCTCCGGGACATGGGCTGCAACGCCGTCCGCACGTCGCACAACATGCCGGCCGAGGCGCTGGTCGAACTGTGCGACGAGATGGGATTCATGGTGATGGTCGAGCCGTTCGACGAGTGGGAGGTGGCCAAGTGCAGGAACGGTTATCACCGCTATTTCGACGAGTGGGTCGAACGCGACTTGGTGAACATGCTGCACCATTTCCGCAACAATCCGTCGGTGGTGATGTGGTCGGTCGGCAACGAGGTGCCGACGCAGTGGGAGCCCGAAGGCTACCGGATGGGGTTGCGCCTGCAGGCCATCTGTCACCGCGAGGATGCGACGCGCCCGGTGACGTGCGGGATGGACCAGTTGGACGCCGTGCTGTCGAACGGCTTTGCGGCGATTTACGACATTCCGGGGCTCAACTACCGGGTGCACCGCTACCGCGAAGCCTACGAGCGGCTGCCGCAAAACGTCGTACTCGGTTCGGAAACCGCTTCGACGGTCAGTTCGCGCGGCGTATATCATTTCCCGGTGGAGTATGCCACCAACAAACAGCACGGCGACCACCAGTCGTCGGGCTACGATGTCGAATGCTGTGCGTGGTCGAACCTGCCCGACGACGATTTCGCCGCCGCCGAGGACATGCCGTGGCTGCTCGGGCAGTTCGTATGGACCGGGTTCGACTATCTGGGCGAACCCACGCCTTACAACAACGACGCATGGCCCAACCACAGTTCGATGTTCGGGATCATCGACCTCGCATCGCTGCCCAAGGATCGTTACTGGCTCTACCGCAGCGTTTGGAACACGCAGTCGCCGACGCTGCACATACTGCCCCACTGGAACTGGAAAGGACGTGAGGGCGAGGTTACGCCCGTCTTCGTCTACACGTCATACCCTTCGGCCGAACTCTTCATCAACGGCAGGAGCCAAGGCGTGCGAAGCAAGAACCGCAACAGCAACATGGAGCGTTTCCGCCTTATGTGGAACGAGGTGCGCTACGAGCCGGGCGAGGTGCGTGTGGTGGCGTATGATTCCGAGGGGCGGCAGGCAGCCGAGCGTGTCGTGCGCACGGCGGGCAAGCCCTATGCCCTGCGGCTGACGGCCGATCGCACGGTGCTTGCGGCCGACGGCCGCGATCTGGCCTATGTCACGGTCAGCGTCGTGGACAAGGCGGGCAATCCGGTGCCGACGGACAGCCGGGAGGTGCGTTTCGAGGTCGGCGGAGCGGGGCGGTTCGTCGCCGTGGCCAACGGCGACCCGACGTCGCTCGAATCGTTCTGCGAGCCGCATATGCATCTGTTCAGCGGTCAACTGACCGCCATTGTCGGCAGCAAGGATGCGGGTGGCGAAATGACGCTCCGGGCCACGGCGGCAGGCGTGAAGCCCTGCACGCTGCGCATTCGGGTTCAATAA